GCGAGCAGATAGGATTGCCCGTGGGGCTGGGGAGTGTTCCGGGGTGGTGTGCAAGGGCAGGAGCCAGGAGCCCCTGTGGCCCCAGCTCCCCACAGCTGCCCCACCCTCAGTGGGATGGGGGCTGTGCCGGCCCCTTGGCCTCCTGCTTGGCTGCACCCCAACATTGGGGGCATCACAGATTCACCAGGGGAATCCtgagaggaagagggaaagggcACAGTCAGGAACCAAGGGGTAGGCCAGAATAGAAGGGGAAGTTCAAGACAAAGAGGGGGAATCAAGGTTAAGAGGGCAGAGTTGTCTTAGACAAGGTGGCATGAGAAAAAACCAAAGAGGGCAGAGTTGGAGTTATGGGCAGCAGAGAATAGGACACAGATCCTGAGAGACTGGGAGAAGGAAGGGTGCCTCCCAGAGAGGAGCTGGTCCAGCCCCCTTGGGAGggccaggggctgtgggaggCCACGCCTGCCTCCTCACTACCCATCCAGAgggcacccccaccccagctctgAAGACCTAAGTTGCCTTCCCTCTTTGCCCTCCCATCCCATTGCCCCTGCCCTCACCGGTTCAACTGGAAGGCTGGAGCCCCCTTGGGGTGGGGCATCCCAGGCCGGGGTCCCCCTCGGGGCTCCTCATGGTCAGGGGTGGGGGTAGGCGAGTCCCCGAAGGCCCCCAGCACAGTGACTCCGGCCGGGGACAGGTCTGTCAGTGGCTGCTggctctcctcctgcctcagggcacCTTGCTGCCCTGAGGGTCTGCGTCGCTTCTGGCTGCGGTCCCAGCTGGGGTACCAGAGGGAAAGAGGTTCTCTTGCACGCTCAAGTAGCCCCCATCCTGGGCCTGCACCAGTGGTCACCCCCAGCCTTGCCCAGTCACTCCCAACATCTTACAGCAGAGAAACTGGCCTTTAACAGTTCTCTCTACTAAATCCCCTGGGACTCTGTGCCCATAAAGCCACTTCCCCTGCCCTCTAGGGGAGCTTGGTAATCTAAACCTCCTTACCCTCCAAACCTGATCCAGATCGACAAAATTAAtatcccctccccaccaccacaaTGTCCTCTCCCCTACATGCCCAGAAGAGTCATTTCTGTCTTCAGCAGACAACTGGCAGGTTTAGTTCTAGTTCAAAGCAAGCTGATGACTTGGACACCTGAGTCTAATGATTCTCTCAGTAAAGTGTGAAGGACTGAGTGATCCATTATTAAATGTGTGCAAAGAAAGCTCCAGGTTTTCTTGCTCCCCCCAGGCAACCCTAAGAAGGGCTCTGCAGACTGGGTCAGCTTTCTCTGTCTTGGAGGAAGTAGGGGCAGGGGAGGCCCACCAAAGCCCCCAATGCACAGGAATAATTCCCCTGCCCTCCCTTATCCTTGTATTTCCCTGGGAGACAGAATCTGCCCTGATTTCTCACCGTCTTCCCCCAGCCAAATCCTTAATTATCTTTTCCCAAGGTCTTGCCTTCATCCAGCATTTCCCACCCACCCCCCAGCAAAATTGCTGCCACTGCCCCTCGTGGTTAGAGCCTCGACTGCCAAACATTCCGTCCCCATCCACCAGCACCTTCCTCCTCCCAGCTTACCAGAACTTGAAGATGATGCCAGTGGCCACGAGAACAATGATGATGGAGATGGTAATTGTGACATAGAGCTGGGGGTCCACACCTGATTGGGGTGGGAAGAAAGTTTTAGGGAGCCCCGAGGTGGTAGGAGCCaagaggggctgggggctgggctgtgGGCTCTGTTGGCTGGAGTGGCATTGCTGTGTGGATCCACACTGCCGGCTCTGTCTGCCCCTCTGGAGCCTCACTCTTTATTATCACCAGCATTCCCCTGAGTTTTCAGCTCTTTTCCTCCACTTTCCCAAATGTATTTCACCAAATCTTATGTGTATATGTGATGAGGATGAGGCCCCATGATCAGAGAGAACCTATCACTATGCCTGGAAACTAAGGGGTGGAGATGTCCTAGTCTCTGCCGTGGCCCAACTCCCAAACCCACAGGCCCTGTTCCTCCATCAGCACTCCCTGAGCCAAGACATCCCCCGGGTAGTGCCCTTCATTCATGGCATTCTCTGCCCAGAATACTCCCACTCTCTTTTCAAGGGCCAGCTCAAATGTCAGTTCTCTGAAGGTGTCCTGATCCCCAAGCAGGAGGAGACtctcacttctctttttttgtaaatcATGCTGCACATGCCTCTATTAAAGCATTTATTACGATGACTCCTCTCCAAGTCCTTTCATGTCTGTCTGCTCCAGTGGACCTGAACTCCGAGAGGGTGTCTTTATCTCTGCATCCTGTGCCAgtatagtgcctgacacatttgTTGAAGGAGCTAACAGACAAGGCCTCTATTTCTGCCCCTTGGTGTCTTCACCCAGCCTCCCCATCCGTCATATCCCTCCCCAGCCTTTCCCACTCACCTTCCCCACGGCCCCCGAACAGGAATGGCCgcagggtggcaggtgcctctccAAGGATAAGCCCATCTCCATCACCTCGCATGGAGTCTGAGTTGGGGTGTGGGGTTGCGAGCCCATGAGGGGCTGCAAAACCATAGTCCAGAAATCCGGGATTGGCAGAGTTGGGGTCCCCTCCATCCTCTCGAGACACGGTGGGACCCCACACGATAGCCCAGGGGTACTGGGATGAGGGCGGCCCCTCCTCAAAGCCTGATGGGGTGGCTGGGGGTGCAGTGCCAGGCAGGACTTGCCGACGTGATCTTGGGACCCGAGGAGATCGGCTTGGTGGAGGTGCTCGCTCCCACACGCACACATGACGTGGGGCCGAGGGGCCTCCCCTGGCACACGGGGGGCGGGCTGGGGCTGGTGGGGTTCGAGGGGAGGATGAAGAGCCCTGAGCAGGCGGTGGGAGGGGCAGCAACAGCAGTGgccagagagggaggaggtgggacAGCAGCAGCGCAGGCCTGCAAGAAGGGAGAGAGCGTGGCTGAGACACAGGCCTACTGTGGGCCTATGTGAGGGAGGGACAGGTTCACACCAGAAACCTCCAGGTTTCCCTGTGAAAGCAGGTGGGCCTTGGGAAGACTCGCCTCATTTCCCATCTTCCAAAGGAGGATGGCCCTCAGGATGGGAAGGCTCTGGATGGGTCTAGGAAGGAAGGAGTCATGACCCCAAGGAATGTGGTCTCCAGGCTCCCTCTGCTGGGCCAAACTTACCACATCCTGGACTCCATGTCTGAGGTCTTCCTCAGCTGTGACCCAGATTTTCAGCCTTTACTGGGAGAAAAAGGGGGCCGTcacaccccagccctgccctgtgtACTTCCCCAGCTAATTCATCCACCAATTCTACCCGCATCTGCCCTCCCAGGCCGCCCAGCTGCCAGCTATGCGGCTGCACCCAGGATTCACTGCTTCTTAGCATCCTTTTGGGGGAAAAACTCCAGCGTGGTTGCCTGACCAGACCCCAGCCCCATCTACAACTTCTCAGGTCCCTGTTACCTCTCCACCCCAGGGTCTACTCTGGCTTCTCTGATTTCCCTTCTTCTCACTTCCTCTGCCCACAGCTCCAGGCTTTTCTTGGATCTTAATTTAGAGCCAAGAACCTTGTGATTCCTTGAGCACCTACCGCTAGGGAGGGAGTCTGAGGGTAGGGGGAGGGATGGGGAAGTCAATCTGAGCAAGCCAGTGAGTGTGTGTACGTGCAGGGGGGCCCTTCCAGCCCTCCCAGCCCTCCCACCCCTCTGGCAGTGCCAGGCATTTGTCTTATGATTAGCCCCAGGAGTCTGCATCTTCAggagaaaggaatgaagagctggagggatggaaagaaagagacagaaagaggtgAGTGGGAGAAAAACTACAGAATATAATTTTTGCTCTTAATGTTTAATCATCCAAGTGCATAGGTGCCCTCTGAAGGGAGGTGGAGTCAGGAAGAAACCACCCCCTCAAATGTGGCTCTCCTGGGTAAAGAATCCTGGGAAAATCGGGATGGTTGGTTTTGAAAGAGAAAGGGTGTGTTCTCAGAGCTGAGGGTGGTGGATCCAGGAGGGGCAGGCTCCCCAGAGGGAGTGAAGATAGGATACCTGGTTTCCTGTGGATTCTGGGTCTAAATCTGCCCAatgggccagacgcagtggctcacgcctgtaatcctagcactttgggaagccaaggcgggtggatcacctgagatcaggagttcgagaccagcttggccaacatagtgaaaccccgtgtctactaaaaatacaaaaattagccgggggtagtggtgggtgcctgcaatcccagctattcagagggctgaggcagaagaatcccttgaacctgggaggcggaggttgcagtgagctgagatcacaccattgcactccagtctgggcaacaagagcgagactccgactcaaaaaataaaataaataaatctgcccATTGAATCTTCCCAGAGAACAACAAGGGAACAAGATGGGAAAGTCACGGGAAGGGAGTGGGGAAGTAGGCAGTGGGAGAGATGGGAAGGGGTGAAGGGCTGGGAGATGGAAGGCTAGTTAAGAGTGAGAGAGGAGAAATGTGAAGAGGAAGCTGGCCTGGAGTGCAGGGTGAGAGAGAGCAGGCAGTCCTGAAAAAGAGAGAactgggaagagaggaggagagtgGGTACAGAAGACCCGAACTGTGGAGGATGCTGAAGGGAGGAAAGGATGAGAGAAAAGGTCAGGGAGGGGAAACGGAGAGGATGAAGGGGTCACAGGTGCAGGGGAAGAaggggcaggaggagaaggagagagcgGTCCAGGCAGGACAGCCAGAGGAGTGGAGAGTAAGGGGATGGGGGAAAAGGGGGGAAAGCCCAGGATGGGGAGAAAGGAAGTGGGGAAGGAGAGAACATAAATGCTTAAGGAAAAATGACACGAGGAACGGGCGGGGAAGCAGAGGCGGGAGCAGCAAAGATGGAGGAGTTCGGAATTGCTCCCCCAAATGTAAAGGGATGTGGAGATACCGAAAGACATAGGGATGGGGGCATggtgggaagaagggagagagaggggaaaggaagaaagctaGAGGGAGGGAGCGAGGCGTGTAGAGCGAACCAGTGAAGCGGAGAAGGGCTCCCAGGGCGCATCTGTGGCCAGCTGACTCTAGGACTATCGCCCCTCCGCCTGTgcatccccacccccagccagcgCCAACCCAGTCCCTGGGCCTCGCACAGCTTCAGCCGCCCCCTCCAGGAAGCCCGCAGTCCCCGGGCTGGCGcgccacccccacccctctcccAGCTTCTCACCGACCTGTTGTGCGCAGGAGAcgagctgggggtggggcaggagccTCGGGGTGCGGGAGCCGGGCCCCAGCCCCAGCGTGGCCCCCATCCCACCCATCCCGCAGGCCCGCACTCCCCGCACAGGGCTGGAGAGCGGCGAGAGTGGGGGGAGACGAGGAAAAGGAGGTCGGCGAAGGGACTCCGAGGCAGGGAGCGCCGAGAGCGGACTGGGGACCCGAAGCAGGAGACTGCGCGGAGCCGCCCGCCGAGCCGAGGCGGGATGGAGGCAGCCGCGGGGACGGGGACGGCTGCGCCAGGGAGGGCGGGAGCGAGCCAGGACCGCGGAGGGATGGAGAGCCCTTCGGGGAAGGGGCGCTGGGAGGCTGGAGGCCTTGTCCCGGGCGAGGGACCGCGTCGGGAGGGGCAGGGGGCGAAGGGCGCGGAGCCGGGAAGGGCAGGGCCGGGCTCCCCGCGGGTGGG
The sequence above is a segment of the Pan paniscus chromosome 10, NHGRI_mPanPan1-v2.0_pri, whole genome shotgun sequence genome. Coding sequences within it:
- the PIANP gene encoding PILR alpha-associated neural protein isoform X1, yielding MESRMWPALLLSHLLPLWPLLLLPLPPPAQGSSSSPRTPPAPARPPCARGGPSAPRHVCVWERAPPPSRSPRVPRSRRQVLPGTAPPATPSGFEEGPPSSQYPWAIVWGPTVSREDGGDPNSANPGFLDYGFAAPHGLATPHPNSDSMRGDGDGLILGEAPATLRPFLFGGRGEGVDPQLYVTITISIIIVLVATGIIFKFCWDRSQKRRRPSGQQGALRQEESQQPLTDLSPAGVTVLGAFGDSPTPTPDHEEPRGGPRPGMPHPKGAPAFQLNRIPLVNL
- the PIANP gene encoding PILR alpha-associated neural protein isoform X2, which encodes MESRMWPALLLSHLLPLWPLLLLPLPPPAQGSSSSPRTPPAPARPPCARGGPSAPRHVCVWERAPPPSRSPRVPRSRRQVLPGTAPPATPSGFEEGPPSSQYPWAIVWGPTVSREDGGDPNSANPGFLDYGFAAPHGLATPHPNSDSMRGDGDGLILGEAPATLRPFLFGGRGEGVDPQLYVTITISIIIVLVATGIIFKFCWDRSQKRRRPSGQQGALRQEESQQPLTDLSPAGVTVLGAFGDSPTPTPDHEEPRGGPRPGMPHPKGAPAFQLNRNLVLVR